A region from the Beduinella massiliensis genome encodes:
- a CDS encoding MarR family winged helix-turn-helix transcriptional regulator, with protein MEQYPHISLMIKILHHAFARRLNHNMEEVGLTKAQCDVLGYLHRHADEPVYPIHLERELHLKRPTVTGLVKRLEEKDFVRCVPSPTDKRYKELHLTEKSHAHHEQVLRFIEEQEEILLRGLDGADRETLRHLLTILLHNMQAE; from the coding sequence ATGGAACAATACCCCCACATCAGCCTGATGATTAAAATTCTGCACCACGCGTTCGCGCGCAGGCTGAACCACAACATGGAGGAAGTCGGCCTGACGAAGGCCCAGTGCGACGTGCTGGGCTATCTGCATCGGCATGCGGACGAACCCGTCTATCCCATCCATCTGGAGCGCGAGCTGCACCTCAAACGCCCGACGGTGACGGGGCTCGTCAAACGCCTGGAGGAAAAGGACTTCGTGCGCTGCGTGCCCAGCCCCACCGACAAGCGCTACAAGGAGCTGCACCTCACGGAAAAGAGCCATGCACACCACGAGCAGGTGCTGCGCTTCATCGAGGAGCAGGAAGAAATCCTGCTGCGCGGGCTGGACGGGGCCGACCGGGAGACGCTTCGTCACCTGCTCACCATCCTGCTGCATAACATGCAGGCGGAGTAA
- a CDS encoding DUF3892 domain-containing protein, producing the protein MYYSTKIKMMPGCGNSNNAQEIDQIYVAGNGWNDFYPKGQLHDYLKRAPGTICVDIYPYPELLPATSSRGEKYVRSESNDSPYDNLLRLPRV; encoded by the coding sequence ATGTATTATTCGACGAAAATCAAAATGATGCCCGGTTGTGGGAACTCAAACAACGCGCAGGAGATCGACCAAATCTACGTCGCGGGGAACGGCTGGAACGACTTTTATCCCAAGGGTCAGCTGCACGACTATCTCAAGCGAGCCCCCGGGACAATCTGCGTCGACATTTACCCCTACCCCGAGCTGCTTCCAGCGACCAGCTCGCGGGGCGAAAAATACGTCCGTTCGGAATCTAACGATTCCCCCTATGACAACCTTTTAAGATTGCCGCGCGTTTAA
- a CDS encoding helix-turn-helix domain-containing protein: MKTRIPELRKKKKLSQEELAQIVGVTRQTITSLECGKYTASLVLAYKIARYFGLTIEEVFDFSEVEDMKDGSI, encoded by the coding sequence ATGAAGACGCGCATCCCCGAGCTGCGGAAGAAGAAAAAGCTTTCGCAGGAGGAGCTGGCCCAGATCGTGGGCGTCACGAGGCAGACCATCACCTCGCTGGAGTGCGGGAAGTACACCGCCTCGCTGGTGCTGGCCTATAAGATCGCGCGCTACTTTGGGCTGACGATCGAAGAGGTATTCGACTTTTCGGAAGTGGAGGATATGAAAGATGGAAGCATTTAA
- a CDS encoding methyltransferase domain-containing protein, producing MTRPRVIETNEGIQSEITAATFDVFARFMRDKGWNGVDSMVASGIAGGDILEIGPGPGYVGLELCRKVDARSLTGCEISPAMLRLAEKNAADCGFPASYVQANAMQMPFADASFDCVISNGSLHEWEEPERVLDEIHRVLRPSGRFCITDLRRDAALWKVAMVYLSTRPKEMRPGLMTSLHAAYTKAEIEGILRRSALAGAAVKEEFFGLCISGAKNR from the coding sequence ATGACGAGACCCAGGGTCATTGAGACGAACGAGGGCATTCAAAGCGAGATCACGGCGGCCACATTCGACGTATTCGCGCGCTTCATGCGGGACAAGGGCTGGAACGGGGTGGACAGCATGGTCGCCTCGGGCATCGCGGGCGGCGACATCCTCGAAATCGGGCCCGGCCCCGGCTACGTCGGGCTGGAGCTGTGCAGGAAGGTGGATGCCCGCTCCCTCACCGGCTGTGAAATCAGCCCGGCCATGCTGCGCCTGGCGGAAAAGAACGCGGCGGATTGCGGCTTCCCCGCCTCCTACGTTCAGGCCAACGCCATGCAGATGCCCTTCGCGGACGCCTCCTTCGACTGCGTCATCTCCAACGGCTCCCTGCATGAATGGGAAGAACCGGAGCGCGTCCTCGACGAAATCCACCGCGTGCTGCGGCCCAGCGGACGCTTTTGCATCACCGACCTGCGCCGGGACGCGGCGCTGTGGAAGGTGGCGATGGTCTACCTGAGCACGCGGCCCAAAGAGATGCGCCCCGGACTGATGACCTCGCTGCACGCCGCCTACACGAAGGCGGAAATTGAGGGCATCCTGCGTCGTTCGGCGCTCGCGGGCGCCGCCGTGAAGGAGGAATTCTTTGGGCTGTGCATCAGCGGCGCGAAGAACCGGTAA
- a CDS encoding helix-turn-helix transcriptional regulator, which yields MIPLYILGMLLRYGPQHGYQIKKLLAEQLADFTDIKLPTIYYHLEKMEASGLITAEQVKEGVRPEKRVYAVSGAGQDAFARLLAQTLDMRYRPTFEADSAFFFSDSLDGAALVRALRAHAQRLEASLARIAAHRAEVVSPLPPDMRTAADLIFEHHALHYQAELRWAQESIQRLEETEHDETQGH from the coding sequence ATGATTCCCCTGTACATCCTGGGCATGCTGCTGCGCTACGGCCCGCAGCACGGCTATCAGATCAAAAAGCTGCTCGCGGAACAGTTGGCGGACTTTACGGACATCAAGCTGCCGACAATTTACTATCATCTGGAAAAGATGGAGGCCTCCGGCCTCATCACCGCCGAGCAGGTGAAGGAGGGCGTGCGTCCGGAAAAACGGGTGTACGCCGTGAGCGGCGCGGGACAGGACGCCTTTGCGCGGCTGCTCGCGCAGACGCTGGACATGCGCTACCGCCCGACGTTCGAGGCGGATTCGGCCTTTTTCTTCTCGGACAGCCTCGATGGCGCCGCGCTCGTGCGCGCGCTGCGCGCGCACGCACAGCGGCTTGAGGCGTCGCTCGCGCGCATCGCTGCCCACCGGGCCGAGGTCGTATCGCCGCTGCCGCCGGACATGCGCACGGCAGCGGACCTCATCTTCGAGCACCACGCGCTGCACTATCAGGCGGAGCTGCGGTGGGCGCAGGAATCCATTCAAAGATTGGAGGAGACGGAGCATGACGAGACCCAGGGTCATTGA
- a CDS encoding SEL1-like repeat protein: MKKSTGYNRKLRTLAAALAALTLCAAPGFAAHAERGAGDFLEQVGDLGMRLERALEAYEQEHAAGDATPGEQTAEAESAQKLYEQGYSYEYGVGVTVNHVKAKECFEIAAAQGHAGAMYELGRIYEKGYGVETDVAQALRWYEEGAKLGDIDAMEALGWAYVYDSRVEQNVEAGTYWYECAAAQGSTHAMYNLGWMYEAGKYVEQNYETARTWYEKAAALGHDDAMNNLGVVYEDGHGVETDFAAARTWYEKAAALGNTYGMFNLARLYEDGLGVTQDYATAAELYERAAELGNVGAMENIGWFYEAGQGVEQSYETARSWYEQAAQQGSGYAMICMGLFYEEGQGVAQSYEMARSWYEQAAGQGYGLAMYYLGGFYEDGRGAEQNYETARSWYEQAAEQGIDSAMFRLGWFYEEGLGVEQSYETAKSWYEQAAELGHASAINNLGYFYHQGKGVAQDYAKAAELYEQAAELGNTNAMENLAILYESGLGVPKNREMALMWRERANAGQ; encoded by the coding sequence ATGAAGAAAAGCACGGGTTACAATCGAAAACTGCGGACGCTTGCAGCCGCCCTTGCGGCGCTCACGCTGTGCGCCGCGCCCGGCTTCGCCGCGCACGCGGAGCGCGGAGCCGGGGACTTTCTGGAGCAGGTCGGCGATCTGGGAATGCGCCTTGAGAGGGCGCTTGAGGCGTACGAGCAGGAGCATGCGGCGGGGGATGCCACGCCCGGGGAGCAGACGGCCGAAGCGGAATCGGCGCAGAAGCTGTACGAACAGGGATACAGCTATGAATACGGCGTCGGCGTGACGGTGAACCACGTCAAGGCGAAGGAATGCTTTGAAATTGCGGCGGCGCAGGGACATGCGGGCGCGATGTACGAGCTTGGACGAATCTATGAAAAAGGCTATGGGGTAGAGACGGATGTGGCCCAGGCACTTCGCTGGTACGAAGAGGGGGCGAAGTTGGGCGATATCGACGCGATGGAGGCATTGGGGTGGGCGTATGTGTACGACTCCCGCGTCGAGCAGAACGTCGAGGCGGGAACGTACTGGTATGAATGCGCCGCAGCACAGGGAAGCACCCACGCGATGTACAATCTGGGCTGGATGTACGAAGCGGGCAAATACGTCGAACAAAACTACGAGACGGCGCGCACATGGTATGAAAAGGCCGCGGCGCTGGGCCACGACGACGCAATGAATAACCTGGGAGTTGTTTATGAGGATGGCCACGGCGTGGAGACGGACTTTGCCGCGGCGCGTACATGGTATGAAAAGGCCGCGGCGCTGGGGAACACATACGGAATGTTCAATTTGGCCCGGCTTTATGAAGACGGGCTGGGCGTAACGCAGGATTACGCGACCGCGGCCGAGTTGTATGAACGCGCGGCGGAGCTGGGGAATGTGGGCGCGATGGAGAATATCGGATGGTTTTACGAAGCCGGGCAGGGCGTGGAGCAGAGCTACGAGACGGCGCGAAGCTGGTATGAGCAGGCGGCTCAGCAGGGGAGCGGCTATGCGATGATCTGTATGGGCCTGTTTTATGAAGAGGGGCAGGGCGTAGCGCAGAGCTACGAGATGGCGCGAAGCTGGTATGAGCAGGCGGCCGGGCAGGGGTACGGCCTGGCCATGTACTACCTTGGGGGGTTCTATGAAGACGGACGGGGCGCAGAACAGAACTATGAAACAGCACGGAGCTGGTACGAGCAGGCGGCAGAGCAGGGGATTGATAGCGCAATGTTCCGTCTGGGATGGTTTTATGAAGAGGGACTGGGCGTAGAGCAGAGCTATGAGACGGCGAAAAGCTGGTATGAACAGGCGGCAGAGCTGGGTCATGCGTCTGCGATCAACAATTTAGGTTATTTTTATCACCAGGGCAAAGGCGTGGCGCAGGATTACGCCAAAGCCGCGGAATTATACGAGCAGGCGGCGGAGCTGGGCAATACGAACGCGATGGAAAATCTCGCCATCCTCTACGAAAGCGGATTGGGCGTTCCAAAGAACCGTGAGATGGCGCTGATGTGGCGGGAACGCGCAAACGCCGGGCAATGA
- a CDS encoding sodium-translocating pyrophosphatase — translation MLWPILSIAVSLAALLVAAFFYRWVKALPVEGGRLHQAGRLIQDGAFTFLRREYRILAGFCLGVALLIFLVFPVPLWQGGSPMPNLSMALAYLLGSALSACAGAVGISIASLANVRAATAARKGLAPAFMAGFRGGAVMGLAVVATSLLGAAALYLVTRSTDAVMAFSFGASSLALFAKAGGGIFTKTADIAADLTGKVELGIPEDDPRNPAVIADNVGDNVGDVAGMGADLFDSNVASMAAAMIIALPLGRIDLIFCYGALGLLASIFGVLLCRVREGGNPSRALNGGTYVTCGTFALLTGFASLLCGYSLRIWGAAIVGMAAGVLIGLTSEFFTGDDKKPVARVAESCKSGPAFTILSGFSYGLISTLPSMAGIGLAALAAYKLCEPLGGNYPMLGIAMAAIGMLAIVGMIISSDAYGPIVDNARGVAEMGGLGDDVLAITDKLDAAGNTSKAITKGFAIGAAGLTVIALLGAFKETVEAAGAQVTFNLMNPLVFFGALVGAAIPALFSAMLILGVNRNSQKMVAEIHRQFRTIPGLREGRAQPDYGRCIDIATVGAIGELIPAGMMAIFATLAVGFIGGVEAVGGYLTGNIVTGLLLAMLMSNAGGLWDNAKKYIEAGHCGGKGSDAHKAAVIGDTVGDPFKDTAGPSLNTQITVVSLVSSLAAALFAASSLIR, via the coding sequence ATGCTCTGGCCCATTCTCTCCATCGCCGTCTCCCTCGCCGCGCTCCTCGTCGCCGCCTTTTTCTATCGCTGGGTCAAGGCGCTGCCGGTCGAAGGCGGCCGCCTTCACCAGGCCGGCAGGCTCATTCAGGACGGCGCGTTTACGTTCCTGCGCCGGGAATACCGCATCCTCGCAGGCTTTTGCCTGGGTGTGGCACTGCTGATCTTCCTCGTCTTCCCTGTACCGCTCTGGCAGGGCGGCAGCCCGATGCCGAACCTTTCGATGGCCCTTGCGTACCTGCTGGGGTCTGCCCTCTCCGCCTGCGCGGGGGCCGTGGGCATCAGCATCGCCTCGCTGGCCAACGTGCGCGCGGCCACCGCCGCCCGCAAGGGGCTCGCCCCCGCGTTCATGGCGGGCTTTCGCGGCGGCGCGGTGATGGGCCTCGCGGTCGTGGCCACTTCTCTGCTGGGCGCGGCGGCGCTCTACCTCGTCACGCGCAGCACCGACGCGGTGATGGCCTTCAGCTTCGGCGCAAGCTCCCTGGCGCTGTTCGCCAAGGCGGGCGGCGGCATCTTCACCAAGACCGCCGACATCGCGGCCGACCTCACCGGCAAGGTGGAGCTGGGCATTCCGGAGGATGACCCGCGCAACCCCGCCGTCATTGCGGACAACGTCGGAGACAACGTGGGCGACGTCGCGGGCATGGGCGCGGACCTCTTCGACAGCAACGTCGCCTCCATGGCCGCGGCGATGATCATCGCGCTGCCGCTGGGACGCATCGACCTGATCTTCTGCTACGGCGCGCTGGGCCTGCTCGCCTCCATCTTCGGCGTGCTGCTCTGCCGCGTCAGGGAGGGCGGGAACCCCAGCCGCGCGCTGAATGGCGGCACCTACGTCACCTGCGGCACGTTCGCGCTGCTGACCGGCTTCGCCTCGCTGCTGTGCGGCTACAGCCTGCGCATCTGGGGCGCGGCGATCGTGGGCATGGCGGCGGGCGTGCTGATCGGTCTCACCAGCGAGTTCTTCACGGGGGACGACAAGAAGCCCGTGGCCCGCGTGGCGGAGTCGTGCAAGAGCGGCCCGGCGTTTACCATCCTCTCCGGCTTTTCCTACGGCCTGATCAGCACGCTCCCCTCCATGGCAGGCATCGGGCTGGCGGCACTCGCGGCCTATAAGCTGTGCGAGCCGCTCGGCGGCAATTACCCCATGCTCGGCATCGCCATGGCGGCCATCGGCATGCTGGCCATCGTCGGCATGATCATCTCCAGCGACGCCTACGGCCCGATCGTGGACAATGCGCGCGGCGTCGCGGAGATGGGCGGCCTGGGCGACGACGTGCTCGCGATCACCGACAAGCTGGACGCCGCCGGGAATACCTCCAAGGCCATCACCAAGGGCTTTGCCATCGGCGCGGCGGGTCTCACGGTCATCGCGCTGCTGGGCGCTTTCAAGGAGACGGTCGAGGCGGCGGGCGCGCAGGTGACGTTCAATCTGATGAACCCGCTGGTCTTCTTCGGCGCGCTGGTGGGCGCGGCGATTCCGGCGCTGTTTTCCGCAATGCTGATTCTGGGGGTCAACCGCAATTCGCAGAAGATGGTCGCGGAAATCCATCGCCAGTTTCGCACCATCCCCGGCCTGCGCGAGGGGCGGGCGCAGCCGGATTACGGCCGGTGCATCGACATCGCGACCGTCGGAGCGATCGGGGAGCTGATTCCTGCGGGCATGATGGCGATCTTCGCGACGCTGGCGGTCGGTTTCATCGGCGGCGTGGAGGCCGTCGGCGGCTACCTCACCGGCAACATCGTGACCGGCTTGCTGCTGGCGATGCTGATGAGCAACGCGGGCGGGCTTTGGGACAACGCGAAGAAGTACATCGAAGCCGGGCACTGCGGCGGCAAGGGCAGCGACGCGCACAAGGCCGCCGTCATCGGAGACACGGTGGGCGATCCCTTCAAGGACACCGCCGGCCCCTCGCTCAACACGCAGATCACGGTCGTCTCGCTGGTTTCCTCGTTGGCCGCGGCACTCTTCGCCGCCTCGTCCCTGATTCGCTGA
- a CDS encoding DNA glycosylase, which yields MRIDIPDFDIRKTAESGQCFRIRPLGQDSAYSIVAGGRYLEVRPLGGEAFDLSCTPREWEAFWRAYFDMDTDYAGVLRRIDPDDAFLCAAARYGRGIRILRQDAFETTVCFIISQRKNIKAIEKSVDALCERFGEPLPAPHGGLRAFPAPERLACLTEADLADCSLGYRDKYVLSAARAFTDGGLSHRRLAAMGFEKAREALLSINGVGVKVANCILLFALHDVDAFPVDVWIARVLEREYGGAFPLGRYEGCAGIVQQYMFYYARGEKYARAAGEGAARKEKL from the coding sequence ATGCGAATCGACATCCCGGACTTCGACATTCGAAAGACCGCCGAAAGCGGCCAGTGCTTCCGCATCCGCCCGCTTGGGCAGGATAGCGCCTACAGCATCGTCGCGGGCGGGCGCTATCTGGAGGTGCGGCCCCTCGGCGGGGAGGCGTTCGACCTCTCCTGCACGCCCCGCGAGTGGGAGGCTTTCTGGCGCGCCTACTTCGACATGGACACGGATTACGCCGGGGTGCTTCGCCGCATCGACCCGGACGACGCCTTTCTCTGCGCGGCGGCGCGCTACGGGCGCGGCATCCGCATTCTGCGTCAGGACGCCTTTGAGACGACCGTCTGCTTCATCATCTCCCAGCGCAAGAACATCAAGGCCATCGAAAAGTCGGTGGACGCGCTGTGCGAACGCTTCGGGGAGCCGCTGCCCGCTCCGCACGGCGGTCTGCGCGCCTTCCCCGCGCCGGAGCGGCTCGCGTGCCTCACGGAGGCGGACCTTGCGGACTGCTCGCTGGGCTATCGCGACAAGTACGTGCTTTCCGCCGCGCGGGCGTTCACAGACGGCGGCCTCTCGCACCGCCGCCTCGCCGCCATGGGGTTTGAAAAGGCGCGGGAGGCGCTCCTTTCCATCAACGGGGTCGGCGTAAAGGTCGCAAACTGCATCCTGCTCTTCGCGCTGCACGACGTGGATGCCTTCCCGGTGGACGTGTGGATCGCGCGCGTGCTGGAGCGCGAATACGGCGGCGCCTTCCCGCTGGGCCGCTATGAAGGCTGCGCGGGGATCGTGCAGCAGTACATGTTTTATTACGCGCGGGGCGAAAAGTATGCGCGCGCCGCCGGAGAGGGCGCAGCGCGAAAAGAAAAGCTATAA
- a CDS encoding TIGR04076 family protein, whose amino-acid sequence MKKWLQEDWRFEITVVAGRAEDCRMGLEKGDHFACGYECPAGFCPKTMALLHTYCEIARCGGDYRLRGSGTRGEIDFPCADHCITFHLKAIPLRGQTK is encoded by the coding sequence ATGAAAAAATGGCTCCAGGAAGACTGGCGGTTTGAAATCACCGTGGTCGCCGGCCGGGCGGAGGATTGCCGCATGGGCCTTGAAAAGGGCGACCATTTTGCGTGCGGATACGAATGTCCCGCCGGTTTTTGCCCCAAGACGATGGCCCTGCTGCACACCTATTGCGAGATCGCGCGGTGCGGGGGCGATTACCGGCTGCGCGGCAGCGGGACGCGCGGCGAAATCGATTTTCCCTGCGCGGATCACTGTATCACCTTTCACCTCAAGGCGATTCCGCTGCGCGGCCAAACGAAATAG
- a CDS encoding DJ-1 family glyoxalase III, with protein sequence MKRIAVLLAEGFEEGEALLTVDVLRRAGFECDAVGVTGAQVTGSHGIAVLADRTLEGAMDDYDMVVLPGGLPGATNLRDDARVIELVRRFDGAGKFVAAICAAPMVLQRAGVSKGRRLTSYPGYEALFADADYRQELVVRDGNLITSRGPATALAFAYALVDALGGDAAPLRKGMLYDMLLQASEAN encoded by the coding sequence ATGAAAAGGATCGCCGTTTTGCTGGCGGAGGGGTTTGAAGAGGGCGAGGCGCTGCTCACGGTGGACGTGCTTCGGCGCGCGGGGTTTGAATGCGACGCGGTGGGCGTCACGGGCGCGCAGGTGACCGGTTCGCACGGAATTGCCGTGCTGGCGGATCGCACGCTGGAAGGCGCCATGGACGATTACGACATGGTGGTGCTGCCCGGCGGACTGCCGGGCGCGACGAACCTGCGCGACGACGCGCGCGTGATCGAGCTGGTGCGCCGCTTTGATGGCGCGGGCAAGTTCGTCGCCGCCATCTGCGCCGCGCCGATGGTGCTGCAAAGGGCGGGCGTTTCAAAGGGCCGCAGGCTCACCTCGTATCCGGGCTACGAAGCGCTCTTCGCAGACGCCGACTATCGGCAGGAGCTGGTGGTGCGCGACGGGAACCTGATTACCAGCCGGGGCCCGGCGACGGCGCTTGCCTTTGCGTATGCGCTGGTGGACGCGCTGGGCGGCGACGCAGCCCCGCTGCGAAAGGGCATGCTCTACGACATGCTTCTTCAGGCGTCCGAAGCGAATTAA
- a CDS encoding VOC family protein, whose protein sequence is MLPSIELRTVVLDCRDAHELGAFYSRLLGWPVACEEADWVLLRSPVPGGAGLAFQAEPDYAPPVWPEVSGKPQKMEHIDFRVQDLDAACAHALACGARLSPNQYLKGVRVFFDPAGHPFCLFTDA, encoded by the coding sequence ATGCTGCCGTCGATTGAACTGCGCACCGTCGTGCTGGACTGCCGGGACGCGCACGAGCTGGGCGCGTTTTACAGCCGTCTGCTCGGCTGGCCGGTCGCCTGTGAGGAAGCGGACTGGGTGCTCCTGCGCAGCCCCGTGCCCGGCGGCGCGGGCCTCGCCTTTCAAGCGGAGCCGGACTATGCGCCGCCCGTCTGGCCGGAGGTTTCCGGCAAGCCGCAGAAGATGGAGCATATCGACTTTCGTGTTCAGGATCTTGACGCGGCCTGCGCGCACGCGCTCGCCTGCGGGGCGCGCCTCTCACCGAACCAGTATCTCAAGGGTGTGCGCGTCTTCTTCGATCCCGCTGGACACCCCTTTTGCCTGTTCACGGACGCTTAG
- a CDS encoding TIM barrel protein codes for MNIGMPTLLETENLADCVALCRALDLQFIELNGNFPSYLPARLDAAALLAVTEAGGPYFTLHADGFLNPLDFDAEIAAAYRRSLCHSLRLAKAIGAPVVNLHLPRGDFITLPDRRVFLYARYGAEYRRALLETRALCEDELAGGPVRVCIENTEGWQPHEQEAVALLLESPCFALTMDTGHLHAAGGGDEAFFAAHRGRLMHMHLHDALGRRNHLALGDGEIDLPARVALAQDCGCRVVLETKTVAALRHSVPALRALLNEEGTRHAAVD; via the coding sequence ATGAACATCGGCATGCCGACCCTTTTGGAGACGGAAAACCTTGCGGACTGCGTCGCCCTGTGCCGGGCGCTCGACCTGCAATTCATAGAACTGAACGGCAACTTTCCGTCCTACCTGCCCGCGCGGCTGGACGCGGCCGCGCTCCTGGCCGTGACGGAGGCGGGCGGCCCCTACTTTACCCTGCACGCGGACGGTTTTTTGAACCCGCTGGACTTCGACGCGGAGATCGCCGCCGCCTACCGCCGCTCCCTTTGCCACTCGCTGCGCCTGGCAAAGGCGATCGGCGCGCCGGTCGTCAACCTTCATCTGCCCCGGGGTGACTTCATCACCCTGCCCGACCGGCGCGTCTTCCTCTACGCGCGCTACGGAGCCGAATACCGCCGTGCGCTGCTGGAGACGCGGGCGCTTTGCGAGGACGAGCTCGCGGGCGGCCCGGTACGGGTCTGCATCGAAAACACGGAGGGCTGGCAGCCCCACGAGCAGGAGGCCGTAGCGCTGCTGCTGGAAAGCCCGTGCTTTGCGCTGACGATGGACACGGGGCACCTGCACGCCGCCGGCGGCGGGGACGAAGCCTTTTTCGCCGCGCACCGCGGACGCCTGATGCACATGCACCTGCACGACGCCCTGGGCCGCCGCAACCATCTGGCGCTCGGAGACGGCGAAATCGACCTGCCCGCGCGCGTCGCGCTGGCGCAGGACTGTGGCTGCCGCGTCGTGCTGGAGACGAAGACCGTCGCCGCGCTGCGGCATTCCGTCCCGGCGCTCCGCGCGCTGCTGAACGAGGAGGGGACGCGCCATGCTGCCGTCGATTGA
- a CDS encoding glutamate-5-semialdehyde dehydrogenase: MKTPEILAREARAASIPLAALDAKTRDGALLAMAEALTCQREEIFAANREDMARAKEEGLAAPLLARLRFDEKKLSGVVEGLRSLASLPDPLGATQMATELSPGLELYRVSCPIGVIGVIFESRPDALVQISALCLKSGNAALLKGGREALRTNRALFGALYGAAVRAGVPEGALALLETREDVGALLSLDESIDLIIPRGSNAFVRYIKDHSRIPVMGHADGLCHVYVDAAADVQMAVDIAVDSKAQSVAVCNACETLLVHRDVAGAFLPRLAPAMAAAGVRLRGCARTQALIACEAATEEDWRTEYLDYELSVRVVDSLDEAIAHVNTYGSGHTDCIVTGDEAAARRFMALVDSAGVYQNCSTRFADGFRYGFGAEVGIATGKVHARGPMGLEGLCIYKYKLIGSGQTVRPFAGGEAAFTHRPLLKDCPY; this comes from the coding sequence TTGAAAACCCCTGAAATACTGGCCCGCGAGGCGCGCGCGGCGTCCATCCCGCTGGCGGCGCTGGACGCGAAGACGCGAGACGGCGCGCTGCTCGCGATGGCCGAGGCGCTCACCTGCCAGCGCGAGGAGATCTTCGCGGCCAACCGCGAGGACATGGCCCGCGCGAAAGAAGAGGGGCTCGCCGCGCCGCTGCTCGCCCGGCTGCGCTTCGACGAAAAGAAGCTTTCGGGCGTGGTCGAGGGCCTGCGTTCGCTGGCGTCGCTGCCCGACCCGCTGGGCGCGACGCAGATGGCGACGGAGCTCTCCCCCGGGCTGGAGCTCTACCGCGTCTCCTGCCCCATCGGCGTGATCGGGGTGATCTTTGAGTCGCGCCCCGACGCGCTGGTGCAGATCTCCGCGCTCTGCCTCAAGAGCGGAAACGCGGCGCTGCTCAAGGGCGGGCGCGAAGCCCTGCGCACCAACCGCGCGCTCTTCGGGGCGCTGTACGGGGCGGCGGTCCGCGCGGGCGTGCCGGAGGGGGCGCTGGCGCTGCTGGAGACGCGCGAGGACGTGGGCGCGCTGCTCTCGCTGGACGAATCCATCGATCTCATCATTCCGCGCGGCTCGAACGCCTTCGTGCGCTACATCAAGGATCACAGCCGCATCCCCGTGATGGGCCACGCGGACGGCCTGTGCCACGTATACGTGGACGCCGCGGCAGACGTGCAGATGGCGGTGGACATCGCGGTCGATTCCAAGGCGCAGAGCGTGGCGGTCTGCAACGCCTGCGAGACGCTGCTGGTGCACCGGGACGTCGCGGGGGCTTTCCTGCCCAGGCTGGCCCCGGCGATGGCGGCAGCGGGCGTGCGGCTGCGCGGCTGCGCGCGCACGCAGGCGCTCATCGCCTGCGAGGCGGCGACGGAGGAGGACTGGCGGACGGAGTACCTCGATTACGAGCTCTCCGTGCGCGTGGTGGATTCGCTGGACGAGGCCATCGCGCACGTCAACACCTACGGCTCCGGCCACACGGACTGCATCGTGACCGGCGACGAAGCCGCCGCACGGCGATTCATGGCGCTGGTCGATTCGGCGGGCGTCTATCAGAACTGCTCCACGCGCTTTGCCGACGGCTTCCGCTACGGCTTCGGCGCGGAGGTGGGCATCGCCACCGGCAAGGTGCACGCGCGCGGCCCCATGGGGCTCGAGGGGCTCTGCATCTACAAGTACAAGCTGATCGGCAGCGGGCAGACCGTCCGCCCCTTTGCCGGGGGCGAGGCCGCCTTTACGCACCGCCCGCTTCTCAAGGACTGCCCGTACTGA
- a CDS encoding MarR family transcriptional regulator codes for MNMEEHLCGVEPAYQVFGLLFLVGTRLEAIGDSGQCLGELTTRQWFMLLNLRMFFEEPPTLTQLAEAMGTSRQNAKAIAEKLAKKGFIALKRDARDARALRIEVLKKADDYERQNGQKNDAFLRAFMGVLTEAEIETMRSGLLRLGEQALRLRQAYRQAEEE; via the coding sequence ATGAACATGGAAGAACACCTTTGCGGCGTGGAGCCGGCCTATCAGGTGTTTGGGCTGCTATTTCTGGTGGGGACGCGGCTGGAGGCCATCGGGGACAGCGGACAGTGCCTGGGGGAGCTCACGACGAGGCAGTGGTTCATGCTGCTGAACCTGAGGATGTTCTTTGAAGAGCCGCCGACGCTGACCCAGCTCGCAGAGGCGATGGGCACGTCGCGCCAGAACGCGAAGGCGATCGCGGAAAAGCTGGCGAAGAAGGGTTTCATCGCGCTCAAGCGCGACGCGCGCGACGCACGGGCGCTTCGCATCGAGGTGCTGAAGAAGGCGGACGACTACGAGCGGCAGAACGGGCAAAAGAACGACGCGTTCCTGCGCGCCTTCATGGGCGTGCTGACGGAGGCGGAGATCGAGACGATGCGCAGCGGCCTGCTGCGGCTGGGGGAGCAGGCCCTGCGGCTGCGTCAGGCGTACAGGCAGGCGGAGGAGGAATGA